The Clostridium aceticum genomic interval GATGCTATTCCAGGAATCATTGAATAATTTGATACGATAGAGCCACCATTCCGATTTTTGAGAGCCACTATGTTCATAAAATAGGGCCACCCTGGTACTCTGTGAGCCACTTGGTAAAATATCTCTGTATAATGAATTTATGCACTGTTTTACAGTGTAAATAAATTCAAGGGAGGTCATATTATGACCAAGTACCGTGAAATCCTTCGGCTTCATAGCCAAGGTATCAGTCAACGAGGCATTGCAGCAAGCTGCCAATGTTCTCGCAATACCGTATCTGCCGTCATCAAACGTGCAGATGAATGCGGTATATCATGGCCCTTTCAGAAAGATATGTCTGATGGCCAGCTCCAGGAATTGATGTTTCCTGAAAAAGCCTTGCCTACATCAAGAAAAATACCAGATTGTGAGTACATCCACAAAGAAATGGCTAAGAGTGGTGTCACCTTAAGTCTTTTATGGAATGAGTACTGTGAAGAATGTAGGCTGATTGGCGAAATTCCACTGATGTATAGTCAATTCTGTAGGTATTATCATAGGTATGCCAATACCAAGAAAGCTACTATGTATATCCATCGTAAGCCTGGGGAACAAATGGAGGTAGATTGGGCTGGACAAACAGCTGAGATCGTTGACCGTAATACAGGAGATGTGCTGGTCGCATATGTCTTCGTAGCAGTCTTATCCTGCAGCCAATATGCTTATGTAGAGGCATTTCTATCCCAGAATCAAGAAAATTGGATAGCAGCCCATGTAAATGCCTATAAATTTTTTGGTGGAATAACAAGAATCCTTGTCCCTGACAATCTAAAAACAGGGGTAGACAGAATATCTTGGTACACACCAACCATTAACAAAACCTATCATGAAATGGCAGAGCATTACGGTACTGCTGTTATCCCTGCCCGTGTTCGTAAACCTAAAGACAAACCCAATGTTGAAGGGGCAGTAGGTATCATATCTACATGGATCATTGCTGCCATAAGAAAACAGCAGTTT includes:
- the istA gene encoding IS21 family transposase, which encodes MTKYREILRLHSQGISQRGIAASCQCSRNTVSAVIKRADECGISWPFQKDMSDGQLQELMFPEKALPTSRKIPDCEYIHKEMAKSGVTLSLLWNEYCEECRLIGEIPLMYSQFCRYYHRYANTKKATMYIHRKPGEQMEVDWAGQTAEIVDRNTGDVLVAYVFVAVLSCSQYAYVEAFLSQNQENWIAAHVNAYKFFGGITRILVPDNLKTGVDRISWYTPTINKTYHEMAEHYGTAVIPARVRKPKDKPNVEGAVGIISTWIIAAIRKQQFFSLRELNTAIHEKLSEFNRKPFQKKPGSRLSVFLEEEKHALMPLPATPYELALWKTATVQFNYHISVEKMHYSVPYEYIKHKVDVRMTRTVIEVFFNNHRIASHIRKHGRVGQYSTIVEHMPEDHKSYTTWNAERFISWATGIGPNTAIAIKSILSAHKIQQQGYKSCMGLLKLVDKYSVLRLEEACKKALSYTPQPSYKSIQTILKTGQDKLFKEADPAPTTKENTANFGFTRGAGYYGGNE